In Lagopus muta isolate bLagMut1 chromosome 6, bLagMut1 primary, whole genome shotgun sequence, one DNA window encodes the following:
- the BDNF gene encoding brain-derived neurotrophic factor isoform X1 — MFHQVRRVMTILFLTMVISYFSCMKAAPMKEASVRGQGSLAYPGLRTHGTLESLNGPNAGSRGLASLADTFEHVIEELLDEDQDIQPSEENKDADLYTSRVMLSSQVPLEPPLLFLLEEYKNYLDAANMSMRVRRHSDPARRGELSVCDSTSEWVTAAEKKTAVDMSGATVTVLEKVPVPKGQLKQYFYETKCNPKGYTKEGCRGIDKRHWNSQCRTTQSYVRALTMDNKKRVGWRFIRIDTSCVCTLTIKRGR; from the coding sequence TTCCACCAAGTTAGAAGAGTGATGACCATCCTTTTCCTTACTATGGTTATCTCATACTTCAGTTGCATGAAAGCTGCCCCGATGAAAGAAGCTAGTGTAAGAGGACAAGGCAGCTTGGCTTACCCAGGTCTTCGGACCCACGGGACACTTGAAAGCCTAAATGGGCCCAACGCTGGTTCAAGAGGACTGGCGTCGCTGGCGGACACTTTTGAGCACGTGATAGAGGAGCTTCTAGATGAGGATCAGGACATCCAGCCCAGCGAGGAAAACAAGGATGCGGACTTGTACACATCCCGAGTCATGCTGAGCAGCCAAGTGCCTTTGGAACCCCcgctgctttttctgcttgagGAGTACAAAAACTACCTGGATGCTGCAAACATGTCCATGAGAGTCCGGCGTCACTCTGACCCAGCTCGCCGTGGGGAACTGAGCGTCTGCGACAGCACGAGCGAGTGGGTAACGGCGGCGGAGAAAAAGACTGCAGTGGACATGTCTGGTGCGACCGTCACAGTCCTTGAGAAAGTCCCGGTACCGAAAGGCCAACTGAAGCAATACTTCTATGAGACCAAATGCAACCCCAAGGGGTACAcaaaggaaggctgcagggGCATAGACAAGAGGCACTGGAACTCGCAGTGCCGAACTACCCAGTCTTATGTGAGAGCTCTCACCATGGATAACAAAAAGAGAGTTGGCTGGCGGTTTATAAGAATAGACACTTCCTGTGTATGTACATTGACCATTAAAAGGGGAAGATAG
- the BDNF gene encoding brain-derived neurotrophic factor isoform X2, with amino-acid sequence MTILFLTMVISYFSCMKAAPMKEASVRGQGSLAYPGLRTHGTLESLNGPNAGSRGLASLADTFEHVIEELLDEDQDIQPSEENKDADLYTSRVMLSSQVPLEPPLLFLLEEYKNYLDAANMSMRVRRHSDPARRGELSVCDSTSEWVTAAEKKTAVDMSGATVTVLEKVPVPKGQLKQYFYETKCNPKGYTKEGCRGIDKRHWNSQCRTTQSYVRALTMDNKKRVGWRFIRIDTSCVCTLTIKRGR; translated from the coding sequence ATGACCATCCTTTTCCTTACTATGGTTATCTCATACTTCAGTTGCATGAAAGCTGCCCCGATGAAAGAAGCTAGTGTAAGAGGACAAGGCAGCTTGGCTTACCCAGGTCTTCGGACCCACGGGACACTTGAAAGCCTAAATGGGCCCAACGCTGGTTCAAGAGGACTGGCGTCGCTGGCGGACACTTTTGAGCACGTGATAGAGGAGCTTCTAGATGAGGATCAGGACATCCAGCCCAGCGAGGAAAACAAGGATGCGGACTTGTACACATCCCGAGTCATGCTGAGCAGCCAAGTGCCTTTGGAACCCCcgctgctttttctgcttgagGAGTACAAAAACTACCTGGATGCTGCAAACATGTCCATGAGAGTCCGGCGTCACTCTGACCCAGCTCGCCGTGGGGAACTGAGCGTCTGCGACAGCACGAGCGAGTGGGTAACGGCGGCGGAGAAAAAGACTGCAGTGGACATGTCTGGTGCGACCGTCACAGTCCTTGAGAAAGTCCCGGTACCGAAAGGCCAACTGAAGCAATACTTCTATGAGACCAAATGCAACCCCAAGGGGTACAcaaaggaaggctgcagggGCATAGACAAGAGGCACTGGAACTCGCAGTGCCGAACTACCCAGTCTTATGTGAGAGCTCTCACCATGGATAACAAAAAGAGAGTTGGCTGGCGGTTTATAAGAATAGACACTTCCTGTGTATGTACATTGACCATTAAAAGGGGAAGATAG